From the genome of Mixophyes fleayi isolate aMixFle1 chromosome 2, aMixFle1.hap1, whole genome shotgun sequence, one region includes:
- the LOC142140117 gene encoding uncharacterized protein LOC142140117 has translation MCCSLPAMLQVLSLSLALSLAIQWILWVAAALLQTEKFYDLAGSGTFILLSQLSLRWTGTKYLRQQIQTGLITVWGVRLGTYLFLRILRDGHDRRFNEVRDNPGTFFVYWTVQGIWIFVTLLPSLILNFEKRNKPLGLSDYLGWTLWTIGFLTQAIADQQKWNFKNDPDNAGTFIQSGLWAYSRHPNYLGEILQWSGLFLSASSVLSGFQYLSIISPIFVWFLLNYVSGVPLLEKQGLKRWGGDPVYMNYIQNTPVLWPLKF, from the exons ATGTGCTGCTCTCTTCCAGCCATGCTCCAAGTCCTGTCTCTATCTCTGGCTCTCAGCCTAGCAATCCAATGGATTCTGTGGGTGGCAGCAGCACTGCTCCAAACTGAAAAGTTCTATGACCTAGCAG GTAGTGGGACATTTATTCTTTTGTCACAACTCAGCCTCAGATGGACAGGAACAAAGTATTTGCGCCAGCAAATCCAGACCGGGCTGATCACAGTATGGGGAGTACG GCTTGGCACATATTTATTTCTAAGAATTCTCAGAGATGGTCATGACAGGCGATTTAATGAAGTGCGAGATAATCCAGGGACATTTTTTGTATATTGGACCGTGCAAG GTATCTGGATATTTGTAACATTGCTGCCATCTTTAATATTAAACTTTGAGAAACGAAACAAACCGTTGGGGCTGTCTGACTACTTGGGCTGGACATTATGGACCATTGGATTCCTCACACAGGCGATTGCAGATCAGCAAAAGTGGAATTTTAAAAATGACCCTGACAATGCA GGTACCTTTATTCAGAGCGGTCTGTGGGCATACAGTCGCCATCCAAACTACCTGGGAGAAATCCTGCAGTGGAGCGGCCTGTTCCTTTCAGCTTCATCAGTGTTGAGTGGTTTCCAGTACCTGAGCATCATATCCCCAATTTTTGTGTGGTTCCTGCTCAACTACGTCAGCGGTGTTCCTCTTCTGGAGAAACAGGGCCTGAAAAGATGGGGAGGAGACCCAGTATATATGAACTACATCCAGAATACACCTGTGTTGTGGCCATTGAAATTCTAA